From Ananas comosus cultivar F153 linkage group 2, ASM154086v1, whole genome shotgun sequence:
tttttaaaaaattaaatatatttaatttaaatataaaaaaaatatttaataaatatttagataaaaataaaattgacatTTCCCACTAAAATTTTAGCCGCACATCAACCGTAGTGACCGCGTGACAGTGTAATCGGAACGGCGCATGAGACTCACCAGTGAATTTCCTCAACAAGCTTTTGATCTTTTTGAGGACTCGGGAGATGTTTGACTGAAATTAAGGCTCAGGCAAAATGATattctgttttttttataaatatatattgttgaatataattttatatattaaaaagtatgtagatgaattttaaaattattatttttaaaatatgttaTTAATCACTTATTCAGATGCGTTCTAAGTTAaccaacaacaataataataattcttcaACACATCAAGTTATAACCAACCGTCCCTATAGCAAATGGCagaggatttggtggttggtacccgagattcaagttcgaattctaaaaataaacgaagcgggtagcgcgctatctatctcttctaaaaaaaaaaaaaaacacatcaagttatataaaattagtgtttAAAAACATGAAAATGAGCAATGGAACTAAACAAGGTCTAAGTTTGTGACAAAAAACATTAATCTTATTACTAGCTTAGCACAATAtctttttttggataaatttcaaataccaccccctgtggtttcatatcactttagtaccatatagtttaaagtgtatcaagttaatgttatgtggttttatttttatattttcgtcagcttctccgttaatatttcgttaaattatatataaaaaacttcagatatccatttaaatttatcaaatatttactttaatagcttttagctttaattttgtcattaatttaacaaaaaaaattagtgaaatcgataataaaaagataaaaaatgaaatcacatagtactaaattaatacactttaaaccactgaatattaaagtgaaaaagtgtgaaacaatAATAATGGTATTTGaggtttttccttttctttttcatttctttgTAGATTTTAGGTCTTTTAACCATTTACAACTATttcaaagaaaattatttttaagaatttaagcTTACGGTCACCAACCGAATTTTCTCAATATCTTATCGGCATccttattataaaaaattattattatgtataacATAATACACGAACCAAACACACTCTTTATGCATATCGCcatctaaacttttaaaattctatacTTTTCATCTAACTAacgataaaagaaaataataaagaacgccaacaatataaaaaaagtatattttgtCCTCAAAATTTAgtcttataatatataaattaattttataaaatctaatttttataattaaatattataattaattttattttaaaaatattttttctccaTTAAAAATCACTACCGtgcaatataattataattaagtgTTTAAACCAAAAGAAACGTAGGCGTTTAAACGGTTAAaccaatattttttaagatataatttggtgataaaatttttaagaaaaatgtgGATTTGGTGAACCTGAACTGATCGGGACCAACCACCAAGTAGGTTGTTGCCTAGAAAATCCCTCTCCAACCACAAAagcattaaaaattttatttttctataatattaattttacaatctaattaattaaaatcaatataatatattttatattaaaacaatattttaaaattatttgatcttGTTGTACTTCGTGCCACTTCGTGCCTACGATGGTCAACGTTCTATTATCTCTAacgttttattaaaattaaaataatattattaatcgtAGCATGAGATGAgattgctttttttaaaaaaaatttagtataataatgtctacataattttaaaataacaaagTATTAAAAATACCACCGCGTGTGTCGCGTAGCTCCATCACGGTCAAACACAATGTCATTTTCATCTAATAAATCAACCTAACAAACcgtagaaaaaacaaaaatctcttATACACGGTACGAAGACTTAGGCTTAAGtcttaatttggtattgaagCCTATCTaacattattagataaaatagagttgagaaaatAGTATAGGACatcagaaaatatatcgtaatcgattCATCGCCatatgcggaacgtaatattatatacggaaacaaataaaatatttttctaatgttCTTTTTCATcgtacgtaacgcaatctctccgtAATCCCAAACCAAaccttagtttggtattgacataaatctaacgctattagataaaataaagagaaaaagtatatagggatttGCTTTTGTGTTCTCCGATGGaaccgcaaaaaatatatcgtaactgactaaccgtaatatgcggaacgcaatattatgtacgaaaataaacagtatattttttcatcgtcaTTTCTTACCGCACATAACGCAATCTTTCCACAATTCCAAACGAAtcctaaatatataataattaatacttacataatcaaaaatttatttatgttttaaattgaaattgtgAGAACAGTATATTATTAACAGAAAATAGTACggtaaaaaactattttattttttaaaaaaatacaccgacaaatatttaaatatgtttgtatatatatttttaatttttttcgccTCTCACTTAATAAgtataaagaaaaagattttttttaattatattaaaatttcttttctacCGCTGATTTTTTTGGGACGGTGTGACGGCGCGTCCTCcttttgccacgtgtcaaagGGATAAAAAGGATGCTGTGACAGGTGGACCAAAGTGGTCACCAAGTAAAAGGGGGGAAAAGTATCTACTATTCTCAAATTAATAACattattatcaaattaaaataaaaagttaaatagattttaaaaaagattaagtGGTTTCTCTGTAAATTAAGATCGTGCTTCGATCGGATTTTTAGTTTTACACTCGTTTAATACTCAATAGAATAAAGTGAAGtttccccttgtggtttcactttttctcactttagtaccatatggttttaggtgtatcaagttagtattctgtggttttacactttttactttagtactctgtggtttaaagtgtatcaagttagtgcccaatgattttgcactttctcactttagtactctgtggtttcgcactttctcactttagtaccctgtggtttaaaaactacatggtactaatttgatacaaaaataaaaccacatgatactaacttgatacaaaaataaaatcacatagtactaacttgatacactttaaattatagggtactaaagtgagaaagtacgaaaccacatggtactaacttgatacgctttaaaccacatggtactagaataaaaaagtacgaaatcatagggggtttttgaagtttttcctaaaataaaattatggttgtgaataataatatagtttatcttatctttatttatttatacaaaattcAAAGGATAATAACACATAAATAAAACAACTTGAATAATTATGATGCCCAAATGTGCCTTCTTTTTGATTCCCTCCCTTAAGATGCCAATATTATATGCATTGTGATGCCAAAAAACGTACATGAATTATACAAAGGTGATAAGCACAAATAATttggtaaaataataatagatgGGGAGTTcctcaacttttaattatttatttctcaTATTAGCTAAACATCTTTATTCTCGAGCTTattcacacatatatatatatatatatatatattctgcttTATCTTCAAGCAATAAAAAGTTAACTTGTAttgaaaaaagttttttttccttatcttgtttgaataataaaattaaattgagcCAGTTATTGGAAAAGAGAAGACTTAACATAgtattttaccaaaaaaaaaatcttttataattaaagactaaagtataattatatataaatataataaaagtttaAGGATTGTTAGACTAAACGACAACATTGAACAAGTgcactaattttatataataataaataaatgataaatgCTAAATCTGTAATTTAAGAGGGGCCCTAACTCTACAACTACATCATAAATAAATACACTaaagattaatttttaaaaaatcctagTGAAAttagtaaattcaaaattaagatGTGGTTTGTTGAAAACACCACATCAGCAATACGACTGTCCTATTGCTGACTTTTTTCATCTACAAGTCTCTAGGATTTATTCAACctctcttaaatttttaataaaaataaaaaagagtgatTGATGAGACATATGGAGTAATTTTCAACAAAAATTCTATAGTCAACaagatagtaaaattttttttttgaaatatataaaaaaaactctatttaagaacatatttttatagtacaatactaataaaattatagaataattaaatataattttttgaatcataAAATGGTGAAATAAATAGTGAACTGTATTTGagtggagaagaagatggagggTGGAGATTATAAGGggcaaattaaattaaagtctgtttgtttatgtatttatttatttgaagaaaaaatatatatttttgaaaggagggagagagaaaagtgagaaAGAGGGTGCCGGGTCAAGTCTCTGGCGTAGACTCCAAGCTCCTCCTCCTTGTTCGTGTTCGAGCTCCTCTCCCCTCTCACCTGTCTCTTCCCTTCCCAAAATATATATCCATCCATAAACACCACGGACTCGaaccttctccttctctctctctctcctccgaaGTGCGCGCTTTCTCTCTCCTCGTTCTTCGAAACCCAAAggtacctctctctctctctcgcgcgcgcgcgcgctctACGAGGGTTTAGATCGAAGCAATGCTTCACATCTCAAATGGCGTTGACCACATTCGGATCTCACTGAAAGGTTTCGGTTGCACAAGCAGCCTCGTTCTCGGACTCACTTCGTCTCCATCTCTGCGGCATTTGAAGTCGATGTCTTAGGCTCCAGCTTCGGATTGAAGTAGATTGTGTGATTTGTTCTGCTTATTTTGATCCCCAATCGCGTTTCCGAGTGTATATATCTCTCCGTGTTTACTTTATTGGAGTTGGTTTCGATTATTGAGGCGACTATTGTGCTATTTTTCACTTTTGGAAGGTGTTTCCTTAATATTTGGGTCTCAGGTGGCGCCATTGCGTTTGAATTAGTGGGTTTTAGTTTTGTTGAGTTGATTTCGTTTTCGTCTTTGTTTACGATCGGTTTAATTTGTACATCGTGCTGTGGTTTAACTGCTTTTATCTTCTCACCTTCCTTGCTAATTTACATGACGTTGATGATCATGCcgtttcccccccttttttttggtGCGGTTTAGCGTTCAAAATTGAGATTTGTTGGTTAATTCGTGTGTTCTCCCTCTTTGTATTTCTCGataatataagttttttttttttatttgtaattttggTGGTTACATCATTTACTGGTTAGATTCTTCATTTAAtgcttttataaataaataaattatagggGAAGATATTTTGGATTGTCTTTGCTCCAGTCCCAAATCTTTTAGATTTCTCTCCTCGGAGTAAGGGAATGAATTCTTGTACCAAAAGACAATATGTTACCGTGTGATAATTTAATTCTTGTTTGAATATGTTGCATGCTGGACTCTCCAGATAGTTTAATTTGTTCTCAGAATTAGAAAATTAGGTTTATTGATTACATCTTAGGGAAAGGGGGCGAATGTGTGGTTTTGATGTGCACTGAACTTCTTATCCTTCCTTTACTAGCCGCATATAATTCTCCTCTTCAATTGACTGCGGTCTGGGGGTAAACACACTGAGGAAAAACATACATTAAAAATGAAATGATTCTTGATGAATTAGTGGTGACTGTTTCTTCATTTTTGGAACCACAATTGCAGAATACATATATTAACGTCCTTAAATTATTGGCCGAATTCTGAACAGTACTGTAGTTGATGGTTTGCGTGCTTATTTGCTTTCTGCAGGATTCATCTTACCAAGCGTAGAGCTCAAGACAGTTTCTGAGGAGTAACCTTTTATGCTTCTCGGAGTTAAATTCTTCGATTAGGGTATTCTCTCTCCTTGATGTGTCCAGCCCTAAAAGGAACATCTTTCAATTGCATGCTATGAGAGTCAGTTTCACATTTGGATTGAACCGCTGGGATTTATCTACGATACAAAATCATGCTCTAGATCTATGTACTTGCGTCTTGTTCAAACGCATATTGAATACTAGTTATTGGTTATTCTGCAAGGTATCttgaagatgatgatgaagagATGGTCTGGCGCtgttgttttactttttttattcgtttttttaattttgaggtATGTGATAATGGAGAGCCCATTAGCAGAAAAATCTCTTCAAAAAATACTCTACCGTAATATTTCGGATCCTCTTCATTGGTTGAATGTCCCAAACCCGCCTGCAGTTCTTAATCCAGAGAATGCATCACAAGTTGTCTCAACTAGCGTCTTATTCTCCCATATTTTAGCTCCTGGAAATCTTAGTAACGGAGAATCAGAAATGCTGCAATCTTGGAATCATTTGAAGCAATTGATGAATCGTACTGAGGGGTTACCTAATGCAGTTGATGCTATCAAAGAAGCTGGGATTGCATGGGAAAGCCTCATGGCCTCAGTTGAAGATGCAAAATTGGTCGGCTCTGGAAATGGAAGTGTTTACCAGAAAGTGAAAGAGAAGCAGTGTCCATATTCAATTTGGAGGATGAATGCTTCTGAATTTGGTGGTGATGTCAAATTAAAGATACCTTGCGGACTGGTTCCGGGTTCTTCAATAACCGTCATTGGCACTCCTGGTGGTATTCTGGATAACTTTCGGATCGAGTTAACTGGAACTGCACTTCCAGGGGAACCCGATCCTCCAATAATATTGCATTGCAATGTTCGCCTTCTTGGTGATAAACTCACGGAAGATCCGGTGATAGTCCAAAATACATGGACCGTAGCTGGCGACTGGGGTCCTGAGGAGCGTTGCCCTTCAAAAGGTTCTGAAAACAGTAAAAAAGGTATTTAGAACTGAACTTAGATTTCACTGACTTAAATTTGCAAAACGGATGAGGAGCATCTTTCTTTCAACTTTTATCTTGTTATGGGGCCGGTTAGAACTAAAATGGATGAGGTTTGCTGATTACGACTGTTTTCTGATAATTACCAGACAGTTGTCTGATAATAACCAGACAGTTTGTTTGGACGGATCTGATTATATGACAGGTGtcattattttataaaagtgCTTCAATTAAATGGATTATTATTTCTGCTGTTAGAGAGTATAACAATGTTGGCTGTAGCAtggatgaaaaattgaaaagatTAGCAGATAAATTACTAAAATGGCTATTAGGATATAGTTGTCCTTTTGGAGGACTACAATGTTATCTATTTAGACAAAGTCAAGGATGTTGCAATTTTGCTTCAAGTAAATTATAGAATCCATTTGTTGAAGGTTCATATTAATTAGAACAAAAAGGGCACAACAGCAGTTTGCACATAGTTTGTTGACATTCTTTTACACTATCCACATTTACTAAATTGGTCCAGCTTATTGAAAACTGCCGCTAAACCTTGATCACCAACATGACTTGCCATGCACTCAACCACTAAGGTGGCAGCAAAGGAACGAGGGCCAAATTTGGGGCTCAATATCTGACTAGTTTTTTCATTGGAAAACATGTTGCCTATGTGGTTCGTATTGGAAGGTTTCTCTTAGCACGTAGCACCTATGAGAAAAAGGATTCAAGTTTGTTGCATGATTGCATTGGTAAATTTTTTGTTGCCAACTTGGTTCATCAAATATCACAAGATCTATCTATTATTCTACCTTCTTGGATTTTGCTTTGGTATGAGTTGGGATGTCGTGTAATAAGTAGGAAGGGTATACAAAGGACAAAACAGAAAGATTTTTCTTCATtgatttttcttcattttttttttgtcctttgaTGTTGAGGGGGGTTACCGGGTCGAAGGAAGAaagttatatacatatatagtcgCTTGTGGATAGTGCAAGCTGGGAGACAAGATGTATGGGAGCCCAAGGATATTGCTACTCCTGTTTGCACTTactgtgagatttttattgaagatcagcttttcttttttttcccccttgaAACGTCACATCTTAGAGATACCTGCAAAATGGAAGCATTGTCAAATGGTGCATGATTTGTTACTTGTGGTCTAATTTCTATCTTGGAGGCattgtatataaaatatttcaatgtTGTAGGACAATATCAGAGCTTCTTGTATAACTGTTTTAAGTGtaaattatttggatttttcGTACAAGGATAGTAttgatttttgttctttttgccATGCTCTTAGATGCAACTAGTATAtggttttctttttaaataatgAATACCATGTGTTTCTTATTTCTTAAAGAACCTTGACCGAGTTGTTACATTGCTGATATTTCTGATTTTCTAGGGACCTACTTTTTCCCTTTAATACCTGTACTGACTCATATGCGCTTTCTCATTATTTACCCTCTTCCAGTTGACAATTTGGAGCAATGCAGTGAGATGGTGGGTAAAGATGAAAAGCGAATATTGGCATCTGACAGGTATTCTAATGTTTCAAAACGAACTCCCACCAGGAAAGAGGGTGCTGAAGATAGGAAATATTTTCCTTTTAAACAAGGATATCTTGCCATTACCATTTTTCGAGTTGGTGTTGAGGGTATCCAAATGACGGTAGACGGGAAGCATATTACTTCCTTTGCATACCGAGAGGTACTCCGAATGCCAAAATATTCATTACTACCCTTTTAATATTGCATAATAATGTATAGTATGAATTATGAATTAtgataataaatttgttaagtGTTTTGTTTCACCAGAGTTTGGAGCCATGGCTTGTTAGTGAAGCAAGAATTTCAGGGGACATTAAATTAATGTCGGTCATAGCAAGTGGCTTGCCCACATCAGAGGATTTAGAGCACGTTGTTGATCTTGATATACTGAAGTCACCACCAATTCCTGTTGGTAAAGCTGTGGATCTTTTCATAGGCATCTTTTCAACTGCAAATAATTTTAAACGAAGAATGTCAATTCGAAGAACATGGATGCAGTATGATGAAGTGCGCTCTGGAAAAGTTGTAGTGCGTTTTTTTGTTGGCCTGGTAAGAATTGAAAAGTTTTGACTGCAACATTATCCTTGCTATTTAAAAGCTTATgatgtgcattttttttttttattttgccttcACTTTAGTTGGCTGTAATTCTTGTGATTATATAAATGTTCTGGCTTGAAAAGCGCCTTAGCGTGAATTGAATGATCTTTCTGTGGCTtttcaaagcataaaaaccaGTTGGTGAATGAGGAGCTCTGGAATGAGGCACGCACCTATGGAGACATTCAGCTGATGCCATTTGTTGATTACTATAGCCTGATTACCTGGAAGACCATTGCCATTTGCATATATGGGGTAAATAAATCAACAATTTTCATTAGTACCGCACTTCTATTACCATTTAGATGTTTTCTCTGCTTCTCTAACCTTTCCATTTTCTGCAGACGAATGTTGTATCTGCCAAGTATGTTATGAAGACAGATGATGACGCTTTTGTCCGTGTTGACGAGATTCTTTCATCTTTAAAGCAAGTCAACGTCAGTCGTGCTCTCTTATATGGCCGCATCAATTCTGATTCTGAACCGCACCGGAATCCAGAAAGCAAATGGTACATTACCCCTGAGGTAATCAATAAATTGACGTACTCAAGATTTGACCAGTTTTTAAGTACAAGTACATTATGTTGAGTTGTTGCGCCAAATTGTTACTCACACGATACACTATCGCTTCTGACATATTATTAAGAAAATGCGTATTTCATTAGAAGACTTGATAGAGTTTGTTTGTTAAATATCAAGTTCGCAGCAAATATATTGCGGTCATTTAAGTTGTTTGTCGTCAGTGAGCTGAAGTCTTATAAACTTTCTGTTCTCTTGTGAAGGAATGGTCTGGTGAAAAGTATCCTCCTTGGGCACATGGTCCAGGTTATGTGATCTCACAGGACATTGCAAAGGCTGTCCACAGGCAGCATAAGAAAGGGCGGTTAAAGGTACTGCAAATGTTGTGTCAGATATAAATAGGAAATGTTTCTGTTTACCTGTTTACCTTACCGTACTTCGTCATTCTCTAATAATGTTTGACTTATTTCCATAAGCTGACATAAG
This genomic window contains:
- the LOC109705885 gene encoding beta-1,3-galactosyltransferase GALT1, yielding MMMKRWSGAVVLLFLFVFLILRYVIMESPLAEKSLQKILYRNISDPLHWLNVPNPPAVLNPENASQVVSTSVLFSHILAPGNLSNGESEMLQSWNHLKQLMNRTEGLPNAVDAIKEAGIAWESLMASVEDAKLVGSGNGSVYQKVKEKQCPYSIWRMNASEFGGDVKLKIPCGLVPGSSITVIGTPGGILDNFRIELTGTALPGEPDPPIILHCNVRLLGDKLTEDPVIVQNTWTVAGDWGPEERCPSKGSENSKKVDNLEQCSEMVGKDEKRILASDRYSNVSKRTPTRKEGAEDRKYFPFKQGYLAITIFRVGVEGIQMTVDGKHITSFAYRESLEPWLVSEARISGDIKLMSVIASGLPTSEDLEHVVDLDILKSPPIPVGKAVDLFIGIFSTANNFKRRMSIRRTWMQYDEVRSGKVVVRFFVGLHKNQLVNEELWNEARTYGDIQLMPFVDYYSLITWKTIAICIYGTNVVSAKYVMKTDDDAFVRVDEILSSLKQVNVSRALLYGRINSDSEPHRNPESKWYITPEEWSGEKYPPWAHGPGYVISQDIAKAVHRQHKKGRLKMFKLEDVAMGIWIDKMKRKGLDVKYVNEGRIYTEGCEAGYVVAHYQEPREMLCLWEKLQETHRAKCC